A DNA window from Solanum lycopersicum chromosome 3, SLM_r2.1 contains the following coding sequences:
- the LOC101255578 gene encoding uncharacterized protein: MDFAGDDYCDAHQDESLDVSSVEPASYDQFFIKFEVEFLREQEDDDDEEEELYVSRLESIIKTGIFQERCDRLPHNNLSWHNVTRMLHIMEVPVDRQPMILHQICNFADRIANEPYNRNKKILPIKVYISLPVNYFIEENESSDVTIRPANELVEQDLEKVKIEESELGSDFVCVICMEKMEVGSEATKMPCSHVYHGNCLMNWLGVNRVCPTCRFVLPS; encoded by the coding sequence ATGGATTTTGCAGGAGATGATTATTGTGATGCTCATCAAGATGAAAGTCTTGACGTAAGCAGTGTTGAACCAGCATCgtatgatcaatttttcatcaaattcgAGGTCGAATTTCTTAGAGAacaagaagatgatgatgatgaagaagaagaactctATGTGTCTCGTTTAGAAAGCATTATTAAAACAGGAATATTTCAAGAGCGATGTGATCGATTGCCCCATAATAACTTATCGTGGCATAACGTTACAAGAATGTTACATATAATGGAAGTGCCGGTAGATAGACAACCAATGATATTACATCAAATATGTAATTTTGCTGATAGAATTGCTAATGAACCTTATAATAGGAACAAGAAAATATTGCCAATTAAAGTTTATATTAGCCTTCCTGTTAATTACTttattgaagaaaatgaaagtaGTGATGTGACAATTCGTCCTGCTAATGAATTGGTTGAACAAGATTTGGAGAAGGTGAAAATTGAAGAATCAGAACTGGGAAGTGATTTTGTATGTGTGATATGTATGGAAAAGATGGAAGTTGGAAGTGAAGCAACAAAAATGCCTTGTTCTCATGTGTATCATGGGAATTGTTTGATGAATTGGTTAGGGGTAAACAGGGTTTGTCCAACTTGTCGGTTTGTGTTGCCATCTTGA